One genomic region from Vanacampus margaritifer isolate UIUO_Vmar chromosome 2, RoL_Vmar_1.0, whole genome shotgun sequence encodes:
- the LOC144042669 gene encoding protocadherin-8-like, protein MRETRWLLLLVSLTSLAAVTKAKTVKYQTFEEDAPGTVIGNLAKDISAASAYSSAGSRSSFRMMKQFNSSFIHLRESDGQLSIGERIDRERICKHTLQCLISFDVVSFSKEQFKLIHVEVEVKDINDNSPVFPRKESTMDISENTAVGTRIPLDFAVDEDVGVNYIQSYQISVNSHFSIDVLSRADGVKYAELVLMKELDRETQASYALELVAMDGGNPSRSGTTRVNIKVKDYNDNSPVFDRNSFSVDLPEDAPVGTLLLDLNAEDPDEGLNGEVVYGFGNQVPLEIRQLFKVNRKSGRLTLESPIDFESKNTYEFDVQAADLGPNPSPAICKIVVQVQDVNDNAPEISITPMTSITAGIAYITEAATRESFVALVSTSDRDSGANGQVHCTLYGHDHFRLQQAYEDSFMIVSTSPLDREKIPEYNLTVVAEDLGSPPFRTITQYTIRLTDENDNAPVFSKPVYEVSVVENNAPGAYVTTVVARDMDMGPNGKVTYKLADSYFMGSPISTFVSLDPASGSLYALRSFNYEVMKQLELRITASDGASPSLSGSATVFLRVMDQNDNAPTITHPVLSNGSAEVLLPRDAPSGYVITRVEAQDADEGVNSELSFGLATGEPSVFSVNKVTGDIYLNRVLSHDVDDTLSVTVTVSDNGRPALTSTATLHFLIIAGSPPSDRTVYQAGGGGEASAQWDLSVVIIVVLAGSCTLLLLAIILIATTCNRHRADKSGEDSDSYGEKGTLEMGRNHVAGNPLLPMHAAAGAAGFEGHSYSSQPHAGGSDMCSASEDGSEVPCVYDSDTNSKPRVNKHEGYLTLPGYGNGKEAVRPITIWKGNSYTTISARDPAFSGKDSGKGDSDFNDSDSDVSGDTGLKKDGASVPPMGGQNALWACTSECKVLGHSDRCWSPSAVRANAAPSPAPTVSSFSNHSKTASLPRDSHRRDNYYQAHIPKTVGLQSVYEKVLDREYDYVMITPTRPVRVQEVCSDVTIPVYTSSPTHCNNNDD, encoded by the exons ATGAGGGAAACAAGGTGGCTGCTGTTGTTAGTCTCTTTGACAAGCCTGGCAGCTGTCACAAAGGCAAAGACAGTGAAGTATCAGACCTTCGAGGAAGATGCCCCGGGCACAGTGATCGGTAACTTGGCCAAGGACATTTCGGCCGCCTCCGCATATTCCTCCGCAGGCTCCCGTTCCAGTTTCAGGATGATGAAACAGTTCAACTCCtcttttatccatctgagggaGAGCGACGGCCAGCTGAGCATCGGGGAGAGGATCGACAGGGAGCGCATCTGCAAACACACCCTGCAATGCCTCATCTCTTTCGACGTGGTAAGTTTCTCCAAAGAGCAGTTCAAGCTCATCCACGTCGAGGTGGAGGTCAAGGACATCAACGACAACTCCCCGGTGTTCCCTCGCAAAGAGTCAACTATGGACATCTCTGAAAACACCGCCGTGGGGACGCGCATCCCTCTGGACTTTGCCGTGGATGAGGACGTTGGGGTGAACTACATTCAAAGCTATCAGATCTCAGTCAACAGCCACTTTTCCATCGACGTGCTGAGCAGGGCTGATGGGGTAAAATATGCAGAGCTGGTGCTTATGAAAGAGCTGGACCGGGAGACACAGGCCTCTTACGCACTGGAACTGGTCGCTATGGACGGCGGGAACCCGTCCCGCTCCGGAACCACGCGCGTCAACATCAAGGTGAAAGATTACAATGACAATAGCCCCGTTTTTGACCGGAACAGCTTCTCTGTGGACTTGCCAGAAGATGCCCCAGTGGGCACCCTGCTGCTGGACCTGAATGCAGAGGACCCGGATGAAGGGCTGAATGGCGAGGTGGTGTACGGCTTCGGGAACCAAGTGCCCTTAGAGATCCGCCAACTCTTCAAAGTGAACAGAAAAAGCGGCAGGCTCACCCTGGAAAGCCCTATCGACTTTGAAAGTAAGAACACGTACGAGTTTGACGTCCAGGCCGCCGACTTGGGTCCGAACCCCAGCCCGGCCATATGCAAAATTGTTGTTCAGGTGCAAGACGTTAACGACAACGCGCCGGAGATCTCCATCACGCCAATGACATCCATCACCGCGGGAATCGCCTACATCACCGAGGCGGCGACCAGGGAGAGTTTTGTGGCTCTGGTCAGTACCTCGGACAGAGATTCGGGAGCCAACGGGCAAGTGCACTGCACCCTTTATGGACACGATCACTTCAGACTGCAGCAAGCCTACGAAGACAGCTTCATGATTGTGAGTACAAGCCCATTAGACCGTGAGAAGATCCCCGAATATAACCTCACGGTGGTGGCCGAGGATCTGGGCTCTCCTCCCTTCAGGACCATCACGCAGTACACCATCCGGCTTACGGACGAGAACGATAATGCCCCAGTGTTCAGTAAGCCCGTGTACGAGGTGTCCGTAGTTGAGAACAATGCGCCTGGTGCGTACGTCACCACGGTGGTGGCGCGGGACATGGACATGGGGCCAAACGGAAAGGTCACCTACAAGCTGGCAGACAGTTATTTCATGGGCTCCCCTATTTCCACATTCGTGTCACTGGACCCCGCCAGTGGGTCTCTTTACGCTCTACGGAGCTTCAACTACGAGGTGATGAAGCAACTGGAGCTCCGAATCACAGCCAGCGATGGCGCCTCCCCATCCCTGTCTGGAAGCGCCACTGTTTTCCTGAGGGTCATGGACCAGAACGACAACGCACCGACCATCACCCACCCGGTGCTCAGCAACGGCTCAGCTGAGGTCCTCCTGCCCCGGGACGCACCGAGCGGCTACGTCATCACGCGGGTGGAGGCCCAGGATGCGGATGAAGGCGTCAACTCAGAGCTTTCCTTCGGGCTGGCCACCGGCGAACCCTCCGTGTTCTCCGTCAACAAAGTCACTGGGGACATCTACCTGAACCGGGTGCTTAGCCATGACGTGGACGACACCTTGAGCGTCACTGTGACGGTGAGCGACAATGGCAGGCCGGCGCTCACCTCCACCGCCACACTGCACTTCCTCATCATCGCCGGCTCCCCGCCGAGCGACCGCACCGTGTACCAGGCGGGCGGCGGGGGAGAGGCGTCTGCGCAGTGGGACCTGTCCGTGGTCATCATCGTCGTCTTGGCGGGGAGCTGCACCCTCCTGCTGCTCGCCATCATCCTCATCGCCACCACCTGCAACCGCCACAGAGCAGACAAGAGCGGCGAGGACAGCGACTCCTACGGGGAGAAAGGAACGCTGGAGATGGGTAGGAACCACGTGGCTGGAAACCCGCTTCTCCCCATGCATGCGGCTGCGGGGGCAGCCGGCTTTGAGGGACACTCGTACAGCAGCCAGCCGCACGCCGGGGGCAGCGACATGTGCTCGGCCTCAGAGGACGGCAGCGAGGTCCCCTGCGTTTACGACTCTGACACAAACAGCAAACCAAGAGTAAATAAACACGAG GGTTACTTAACATTGCCAGGCTATGGGAACGGAAAGGAAGCTGTGAGGCCAATCACCATCTGGAAGGGGAACTCTTACACCACCATCTCTGCCAGGGACCCCGCCTTCAGTGGCAAAGATAGCGGAAAGGGGGACAGTGACTTCAATGACAGTGACAGTGATGTGAGCGGAGACACTGGCTTGAAGAAAGATGGcgcatctgttcccccaatgGGTGGCCAAAATG CATTGTGGGCTTGCACCAGTGAGTGTAAGGTTCTGGGTCATTCGGATCGCTGTTGGAGCCCCTCAGCAGTGAGAGCCAACGCAGCCCCCTCACCCGCCCCGACCGTCTCCTCCTTCAGCAACCACTCCAAGACAGCCTCCTTACCTCGGGACTCCCACCGCAGGGACAACTACTACCAAGCGCACATCCCCAAAACCGTGGGCCTGCAGAGCGTGTATGAGAAGGTGCTGGACAGGGAGTACGACTATGTCATGATCACTCCCACGAGGCCTGTGAGGGTCCAGGAGGTGTGCAGCGATGTAACGATCCCTGTGTACACATCCAGTCCGACACACTGTAACAACAATGATGATTGA